AGCATTAAAACACCGGCGTCCCATTTTGTATGAAAATCAACCGTTATTTTTGCTGTTAAGATAAAATCAGAATCCGGTCTAAAGATCAGTCTTGGAGATTTATTGATCTTATAATATCCGTCGGGAGAAATAAACAAATCGGTATTCTCCGGCGCTGTAATGCTAAGATGATTATCACCCAATATTTTATAATCCATAGGTGCATTTTCAAAATGCAGGGTGTAAGGGATAGCAGCAATTTTAACCGTTTGGGACAATGATACAGGAATTAAAAATATTGCCAATAATAAACCTATGGTGATTTTTTTCTTCATGATCGTTTAAGATTGATTTTCTGATTATGATACAGCAAAGAACTGTCAAGTCATTTGCCTTAAGGCAATGTTAATAAAAAAGAAAAATAAATACAACAATATTAACTGTAAAGTAACTTCACGAATAGAATATAATCCTGCACTTGGATTGATTTTCATCTGGCAGGCGAATTGGATTGAGTCCTTGGGATCTTTCAGGGTTTTAACCAGGCCCCCAATCAATTCTGTCTTTACACAAAAATCAATCAATCAGGAATCAGCCGCAAAGGAAAATTCAACATCAATAACGGGTATATGGGATGTAACAAACTACCTAAAAGCACTTAGAAATCAACCCAAAAACTTGATTACATTATTCTTTTTTAGTAACTTATAAAGTTTTCAAATATATTTTTAAATAAAAGTGTAGAAACCTTGAAGCATGCAACATAAGATCTTTTATGGACTGTATTCATGGCTGGAAAAGAGGCTCTTTTACCAGGGTTGTACAGACAGGCAACTTCAGGGCAATATAACCGTATTTGAAAATCATACTTTTTTTGCGATCGGTTCGCTTCTGGTATATGTTATTCCCCTATTAATATTTGCACCTCAGGCCACCATATATATTCATTACAT
This region of Bacteroidota bacterium genomic DNA includes:
- a CDS encoding DUF1349 domain-containing protein, with translation MKKKITIGLLLAIFLIPVSLSQTVKIAAIPYTLHFENAPMDYKILGDNHLSITAPENTDLFISPDGYYKINKSPRLIFRPDSDFILTAKITVDFHTKWDAGVLML